CGTTGATCAGGGGGATGCCGGGGATGAGAAAGAGCACGCTGGCGGCCATGGCCGTCTGCGGCGTTGCGCCCCAGCCGAAGATGAGCCCCGGCGAGGCCAGCAGCGAGGCAGCAAAGGCGCAGCAAAAAAAGGTAATCTTGACGTCCATGCCCCAGTGCAGCAGCTTCTGGCGCAGATAAAAGCCCGCCAGAGTGGCGCCGAAGACCAAGCCCATGGCCACGGCGTCACCATCGAAAAGCCGGCAGAAAGCGGCATTGGCGCAGGCCACCAGAAAACGCAGCAATACGGGGTTGAGGGCCGGCAGGGCCAGAATGGCGTCAAACCGCCGCCGGGCTTCGTCCAGGCTCAGATTTTCATCGCCGATATTCCAGCTCAAAGCGTTCAGTGCCGCTACTCGCTGAAAATTGGGAGCGCCGGACACAATGGCGCACACGGCGGTGTGGCGTTCCTGAGGAATGCCGTCCGCCGCCGGTTTGACCACAGAAATCATGAAATGCCGGGAGAGCATGGCCAGCTCCACGGCAAAGCCGTAAGCCTTGGCAATGCGTGTCGCATTGCGATCCACCCGGCTGGTCTGCGCGCCGGCAGCCAGCTGCGTGGAGCAAAAGCCCTGTAAAAATTCAATAAGCTCGCGGGCTGTGGGCAAGACGCAGGCCGACTGCGCCCCGGCCTGTCTGTCGCAGGGCCCGCGGGAAAGGCCGTCTTCTCCGACGGCCTCCCGGCGGGCAGCGTTGCCGTTAAACGCGAGGCCCATCCTACAGCTCACGTTCGTTATCCAGAAAAACCCAATGCAGCATGCGCTTGTGCACCCGCAAGCGATATTCTGCCTGCTGCACCAACAAAGAGGCCTTGCCGGCAAGGATTTCGTCCGCCACGCCGATGGCCGACACGGGCGAGGCGCTCAACAGCAGCCGCACGTTGGGTTCGGCCAGGGACAAAAGCCCGGCGTCCACCCTCCAGCAGGCGCGTTCCTCGGCCGTGAGTCCGCTGCGGCAACCGGCAAACACATAGTTGGCGCCCTTGACGGCTTCTTTCGGGCTGTCCACAAAAGTGACGGATGAGCCCAGGCGCTCGACGGCCTCCTGCAGGGGGCGACGGTCCGCCTGGGTCGGCAGGGCCACACGCAGCCGGAACGGAAACCAGGCCGTGGCCTCCATCAGAGAATGCAACGTACCGTTGACGCAGCCGATCCAGGCGCAGTTTATGGTGTCCAGATAACGAGAACAGCGCAACATGCAGGAAATGTCCGCCAGGGTGTGGGCGGGGTGCGCGTCCGGGCTGCCGGCATTGATGACGGGAAAACGCGGTTCAGTGGATTTTGCGTCCCAGCCCCGCACGGGCAGGCCGTAGACGTACATGCAGTCCAGATAATAGCCGAAAATGGGCAAAAGCTGCTCGCGGTAGTCGTCCATTTCGGCCCGCCAGATGCCGCGGTTGCCCTCGTAGACCACGGAGCCGCCCATCTGCCGCACGGCGGCGGAGACGCAAAGACGTTCAGGCAGGGAATGCTGGGCAAAAACCAGCAGAGCCACGCGCTGGGTCATGAAATCCGTCTGCAGTTTGGGATCCGGCATGCCCAGGGCCTGCTGCACCAGAAGCCAGCAGGCCGTTTCGCCCAAATCTTTGATGGTCAGGATGTGTCGCGCCATACGGCCTCCATAAGAGTGGACTCCACAGAACCGTCGGGCCAGCGCGCCTTGTGCGCCCGATCAACCCCAATCCCGCAGAGGATTTCAGATTATCAAGGCCCTTTCCCCCTGTCCAGTATTGCCGGGCTTGTGGTATAGGGGGCTTTTCCGCTACACTTGAAGCATCTGCACAGGGAGCGAACATGAAAGTTTTTCTTTTTGACCTGGATGGCACCCTCCTCAACAGCCTGGAAGACATTGCCCTGGCCTGCAATACCGTGCTGCGCCGGCACGGCCTGCCGGAGCACCCCTTGCCGGCCTATCGACAAATGGTGGGGCGGGGTTTTGACTACCTGGTGCGTAGCGCCCTGCCCGCCGCCACTTTGGACCGGACCTCGCCGGAGGCCTTGCGGGCCCTGGTGGACGAGGCCCGCGCCTGGTACGGCGGCCATATGTGCGAACACACCCGACCTTACGACGGCCTTGACGCGGCATTGCAAAGCCTTTGCGATCAAGGCCGCGTGCTGGCCGTACTTTCCAACAAACCCGACGAACTTACCAAGGATCTGGTACGCCGCTATTTCCCCGCCGTTCCCTTTGCCCTTGTGCGCGGCGCGCGGGATGACGCGCCCCTCAAGCCGGACCCCGCCGTTCCGCGCGCAATGCTCGCCGCTCTCAACGTCCCGGCTGCGGACGCCTGCTATGTGGGCGACAGCGATGTGGACGTTTTTACCGCCCACAACGCCGGCATGACGGCCGTGGGCGCGGGCTGGGGCTTTCGCGGCGCGGCCGAGCTTGAAGCCGCCGGCGCGGAACATGTGCTGGCGGCCCCCTGCCGTCTGCCGGATCTGCCCTGATACGGAGCCCTCATGAAACGCCTGATCATTGAAGTTGATGAAGACAAGTGCAACGGCTGCGGCCAGTGCGTGCTGGACTGCGCAGAAGGCGCTCTGGCCATTGTGGACGGCAAGGCCAAACTGGTGAGCGACGTGTTTTGCGACGGTCTTGGGGCCTGTCTGAACTGTCCCCAGGGCGCGCTCAAACTCACTGAGCGCGAGGCCGCCCCTTTTGACGAAGTCGCAGCCCTGGCGGCCAAGGACGGATCTGCCGCCACTGCTCCACAGCGGCCCCCTGCCGTTGCCCCGCACAGAGGCTGTCCCGGCGCGGCCGCGCGTACCTTGCGCCCTCTGGCCGCCCCCGTCGCCGATGCCCCCGCAGAGCTGACCGCCCGGCTGCCTTCCTGGCCCATCCAGTTGCGGCTGGTGCAGCCCAGCGCCCCCTTTTTGCGCGGCGCCCATGTGCTGCTGGCGGCCCACTGTGCAGGCTTTGCCCTGCCCGGCCTGCACCAGGACTGGCTTACCGGACGCATACC
This portion of the Desulfovibrio legallii genome encodes:
- a CDS encoding threonine/serine exporter family protein; the protein is MSCRMGLAFNGNAARREAVGEDGLSRGPCDRQAGAQSACVLPTARELIEFLQGFCSTQLAAGAQTSRVDRNATRIAKAYGFAVELAMLSRHFMISVVKPAADGIPQERHTAVCAIVSGAPNFQRVAALNALSWNIGDENLSLDEARRRFDAILALPALNPVLLRFLVACANAAFCRLFDGDAVAMGLVFGATLAGFYLRQKLLHWGMDVKITFFCCAFAASLLASPGLIFGWGATPQTAMAASVLFLIPGIPLINAMMDILDGHVLMAVSRLVQASTLIVCIALGLALTMLLLGVDSL
- a CDS encoding ornithine carbamoyltransferase — encoded protein: MARHILTIKDLGETACWLLVQQALGMPDPKLQTDFMTQRVALLVFAQHSLPERLCVSAAVRQMGGSVVYEGNRGIWRAEMDDYREQLLPIFGYYLDCMYVYGLPVRGWDAKSTEPRFPVINAGSPDAHPAHTLADISCMLRCSRYLDTINCAWIGCVNGTLHSLMEATAWFPFRLRVALPTQADRRPLQEAVERLGSSVTFVDSPKEAVKGANYVFAGCRSGLTAEERACWRVDAGLLSLAEPNVRLLLSASPVSAIGVADEILAGKASLLVQQAEYRLRVHKRMLHWVFLDNEREL
- a CDS encoding HAD family hydrolase; translation: MKVFLFDLDGTLLNSLEDIALACNTVLRRHGLPEHPLPAYRQMVGRGFDYLVRSALPAATLDRTSPEALRALVDEARAWYGGHMCEHTRPYDGLDAALQSLCDQGRVLAVLSNKPDELTKDLVRRYFPAVPFALVRGARDDAPLKPDPAVPRAMLAALNVPAADACYVGDSDVDVFTAHNAGMTAVGAGWGFRGAAELEAAGAEHVLAAPCRLPDLP
- a CDS encoding ATP-binding protein — protein: MKRLIIEVDEDKCNGCGQCVLDCAEGALAIVDGKAKLVSDVFCDGLGACLNCPQGALKLTEREAAPFDEVAALAAKDGSAATAPQRPPAVAPHRGCPGAAARTLRPLAAPVADAPAELTARLPSWPIQLRLVQPSAPFLRGAHVLLAAHCAGFALPGLHQDWLTGRIPIIACPKLEDNALLQERLTALLAAGVQSLTVLRMSVPCCGGLERLARNAAAGLNLPVSCAVVRL